The following proteins are co-located in the Methanobrevibacter ruminantium genome:
- a CDS encoding Cdc6/Cdc18 family protein, translated as MSDNIFEGLDEYLPLDDNIFKDKKPLDHRYLPDNLPHRKEQITAIARYWVEVLKGSTPSNITIYGKTGTGKTAAAKFAREQLIEAARDKPVTLSVEYVRCTDFNTEYQVLTYLCQKLGREVPNRGWTKGEIVNAFRDVLKRNVFGRNRILIVILDEVDILLEKDGDGLLYTLTRTDNIAILSISNYLNFKQFIKPRVASSLMDKEIVFPPYDAEQLADILNERSELAFYENTLEDSVIPLCSAMAAKEEGDARYALDLLESAGDIAIDKGSEKVLGQYVREAKDVIEYNKVKDVIVTLPTQQQRVLAAILRLTQEGEEITSGKLFEAYKEISKGDAVTYRRIFDFVNELEMLGIISTNTVSKGRAKGRTNIINLQIDTDLLEENLYSVL; from the coding sequence ATGAGTGACAACATTTTCGAAGGGCTTGATGAATACTTGCCTCTTGACGATAACATTTTCAAGGATAAGAAACCTTTGGATCATCGTTATTTACCTGATAACTTGCCACATAGGAAAGAACAGATTACAGCCATTGCAAGATACTGGGTAGAGGTATTGAAAGGAAGTACTCCATCTAACATTACTATTTATGGAAAGACAGGAACCGGTAAGACAGCAGCTGCAAAGTTTGCAAGAGAGCAATTGATTGAAGCAGCTCGTGATAAGCCTGTTACACTTTCAGTGGAATATGTCAGATGCACTGATTTCAATACAGAATATCAGGTTCTCACTTACTTATGTCAAAAGCTAGGAAGGGAAGTTCCAAATCGTGGATGGACAAAAGGTGAAATTGTAAATGCATTTAGGGATGTCCTAAAAAGAAACGTATTTGGAAGAAACCGTATATTGATTGTTATTTTAGACGAAGTTGACATTCTTCTTGAAAAGGATGGGGACGGATTGTTGTATACCCTTACCAGAACAGACAACATTGCAATCTTGTCAATCAGTAATTACCTTAACTTCAAGCAATTCATTAAGCCAAGAGTTGCAAGCAGTCTAATGGATAAGGAGATTGTGTTCCCACCTTATGATGCAGAGCAATTGGCTGACATCTTGAATGAAAGGTCCGAACTTGCATTTTATGAAAACACTCTTGAAGACAGCGTTATTCCATTATGTTCAGCTATGGCTGCAAAAGAGGAAGGGGATGCAAGATACGCACTTGACTTATTGGAAAGTGCAGGAGACATTGCTATCGACAAGGGATCTGAAAAGGTTTTAGGCCAATATGTGCGTGAAGCTAAAGATGTCATTGAGTACAATAAGGTCAAGGACGTAATTGTCACATTGCCTACCCAACAGCAAAGGGTTCTTGCTGCTATCTTAAGGTTGACTCAAGAAGGAGAGGAAATCACTTCAGGTAAGCTATTTGAGGCTTATAAGGAGATTTCAAAAGGAGATGCAGTTACATATAGAAGAATCTTTGACTTTGTAAATGAGTTGGAGATGTTAGGTATCATTTCCACAAATACTGTATCAAAAGGCAGAGCTAAAGGTAGAACCAATATCATTAACTTGCAAATTGATACAGATCTTTTGGAAGAGAATTTGTATAGTGTTTTATAG